The genomic DNA CGCTGGTCGATGAGGCTCGACACCAGTTTCGCGTTGGCCGGGTCGAGGTTGAGCAGCGGTTCGTCGCACAGCAGCAGCGCCGGGTCGGACGCCAGGGCCTGCGCGATGCGCACGCGCTGCAGTTCCCCGCCGGACATCACCGACACGGGAACGTCGGCCAGCCGCGCGCCGTCGACCTGGCCGAGCGCCTTGGTCACGATGGCGCGACGCTGCGCGCGCTTGCGCGGACCGGCGAAACCCCACTGGTGCCCGTCGCAGCCGAGCCCGACGAGATCGCGCCCGCGCAGCGTCAGCCCGGTGTCCAGTGAACGGTGCTGCGGCACATAGCCGATGGTGCCCGTGGTGGTCATCCGGCCGGCCGTCAGTGGCTGTTGGCGCAGCAACACCTTGAGCAGCGACGTCTTGCCGGTGCCGTTGGGGCCGAGCACCGCGATGAATTCACCGCGGCGCACCGTCAGATCGAGCCGGTCCCACAGCACGCGGTCGCCGAACGACAGTCGTGCGCCGGTGAGTTCGGCGACCGCAGCAGAAGTCACGGTTACTGATTATCGACCCGGCGCCGCGGCGCTATCGAGCTGGTGTGCCAGTGCCTCCGCGGTCTGCTGCTGCCAGGTCAGGAAGTCCTGTCCGGCGGGCAGTGTCTCGGTGACCTCGACGATGGGCAGCGCGGCCTTGCGGGCGGCATCCTGCAGCTGCTTGGTGACGGCGGTCTCGGTCTGCTTGTTCACCACCAGTGCGTCGACCTTGTGGCCGTTGATCAGGTCGAGTACCGCGGCCACGTCGGCCGGGGCGGGATCGTGGCCTTCTTCGGCGGCGGCGGCGAAACCGTGCGGGGTGCTGTCGACGACGCCCGCGGCGGCCAGCAGGTAATGCGCGACGGGTTCGGTGGAGACCACCGCGGCGCCGGGGTGCTTCTGCCCGATGGCGTGCTCGGTGGCGGCGATGGCGTCGGTCTTCTTGCCGAATTCCGCGGCGTTGGCGCGGTAGGTGTCGGCGTGCGCGGAATCAGTGGCCGCCAGGTCGTCGGCGATCTTGGTGGCGACGGCCTTGGCGACGGCCATGTTGTAGAAGACGTGCTCGTTGGCCTCACCGGGCGCGTTGTGCGGCAGCAGCGAGTAGGCGTCCACGGTGGTGACGTTCTTGTGGTTCTTCAACACGTCGTCGGCCCAGTGGTCGTAACCGCCGCCGTTGATGACGACGAGGCTGGCATCGGCGATGGCGGCGGCGTCGGCGGGGGTGGCTTCGTAGGAGTGCGGGTCGTCGACATCGCTGGTGAGCAGGGACTTGACGTCG from Mycolicibacterium phocaicum includes the following:
- a CDS encoding metal ABC transporter ATP-binding protein encodes the protein MTSAAVAELTGARLSFGDRVLWDRLDLTVRRGEFIAVLGPNGTGKTSLLKVLLRQQPLTAGRMTTTGTIGYVPQHRSLDTGLTLRGRDLVGLGCDGHQWGFAGPRKRAQRRAIVTKALGQVDGARLADVPVSVMSGGELQRVRIAQALASDPALLLCDEPLLNLDPANAKLVSSLIDQRRKDAGTAVLFVTHEVNPVLPYVDRVLYLVDGRFRIGTVEDVMTSETLSALYRADIEVARIGGQYVVVGQDGAGVDNSEHASGHCCE
- a CDS encoding metal ABC transporter solute-binding protein, Zn/Mn family, with amino-acid sequence MTRTRLIALSALTALTVAACGSQGDSGHAGGAAKVVTTTNVWGSVATAVAGGHADVKSLLTSDVDDPHSYEATPADAAAIADASLVVINGGGYDHWADDVLKNHKNVTTVDAYSLLPHNAPGEANEHVFYNMAVAKAVATKIADDLAATDSAHADTYRANAAEFGKKTDAIAATEHAIGQKHPGAAVVSTEPVAHYLLAAAGVVDSTPHGFAAAAEEGHDPAPADVAAVLDLINGHKVDALVVNKQTETAVTKQLQDAARKAALPIVEVTETLPAGQDFLTWQQQTAEALAHQLDSAAAPGR